A genome region from Bosea sp. BIWAKO-01 includes the following:
- a CDS encoding ABC transporter substrate-binding protein yields MRAIHAHPFRPKMVGAGMIGPQNSAVKTSLGPLLNGFVNYEYWVPVPSMMFPGVQEFLSIYRARAADAGVDLLGHYMAPLAYAQMQVLAQAVEATGGLDDTALSTFARDATFNTVMGDVEFGTNGEWAQPRVLQVQFQGIAGHDADHFKDGSRQVVVSPGALASGRLIFPYAEAL; encoded by the coding sequence GTGCGCGCCATTCATGCGCACCCGTTCCGTCCGAAGATGGTCGGTGCCGGCATGATCGGGCCGCAGAACTCCGCCGTGAAAACCTCGCTCGGCCCGCTGCTCAACGGCTTCGTGAACTACGAATATTGGGTGCCGGTCCCCAGCATGATGTTCCCCGGGGTTCAGGAGTTTCTGAGCATCTATCGGGCGCGCGCCGCCGATGCCGGCGTCGACCTCCTGGGACACTACATGGCGCCGCTGGCCTATGCCCAGATGCAGGTGCTTGCTCAAGCCGTCGAAGCGACCGGTGGCCTTGACGACACCGCCCTGTCGACCTTCGCAAGGGATGCGACCTTCAACACGGTCATGGGCGACGTCGAATTCGGCACGAACGGGGAATGGGCGCAGCCGCGCGTCCTGCAGGTCCAGTTCCAGGGCATAGCCGGACACGACGCCGACCATTTCAAGGATGGATCGAGACAGGTCGTCGTCTCTCCCGGCGCGCTGGCGTCAGGACGACTGATCTTTCCCTATGCCGAGGCGCTATGA
- a CDS encoding GntR family transcriptional regulator, with the protein MVSTIAQPKAAALVQRRGDLQWNHVKAAAGSANLRILLFHINYIEIGTSGMPPVNAKNVTPGASGLGMGAGGSVPTLPNLAIGEAAPLYERVKRHMSEAILVGEWPPGMVLPSETTLAQGFGVAVGTVRRAMSDLVAEGLLTRRRKTGTVVTGRTPHHSLRFFFQYFRLHRADGILVRSTSQFLSVEALPATQAQSEALQIKVGGVIAIHRIRHVDGRPVMHDRLVMAQHRLPDWPLDKSELPALLYLHLLERYGIRISAVREQITADLASDEDMALLQLDGRQAVLTIDEVAYDQAGVPTILGRHHATTAAHAYVNEVR; encoded by the coding sequence ATGGTGTCGACCATTGCTCAGCCCAAAGCCGCCGCGCTTGTCCAGCGCCGGGGCGATCTGCAATGGAACCACGTAAAAGCCGCAGCTGGCAGCGCCAATTTGCGGATCCTTCTCTTTCATATAAACTATATAGAAATAGGAACCAGCGGCATGCCCCCTGTCAACGCTAAAAATGTGACGCCCGGTGCCAGCGGATTGGGCATGGGTGCAGGCGGCTCTGTGCCGACCCTCCCAAATCTTGCGATTGGGGAAGCGGCGCCGCTCTATGAGCGCGTGAAGCGGCATATGTCAGAGGCCATTCTGGTCGGCGAATGGCCGCCCGGAATGGTCCTTCCCAGCGAGACGACCCTTGCACAAGGTTTCGGCGTTGCCGTCGGCACGGTCCGGCGCGCGATGAGCGACCTGGTGGCGGAGGGACTGCTGACACGGCGCCGCAAGACCGGCACCGTCGTGACCGGCCGCACGCCGCATCATAGTCTGCGCTTCTTCTTCCAGTATTTTCGCCTGCACCGGGCCGATGGCATCCTGGTGCGCTCGACGAGCCAGTTCCTCAGCGTCGAGGCCCTGCCTGCCACACAGGCTCAAAGCGAAGCGCTCCAGATCAAAGTCGGCGGCGTCATCGCGATCCACCGAATTCGCCATGTCGACGGCCGCCCTGTGATGCATGATAGGCTGGTCATGGCGCAGCATCGGTTGCCTGATTGGCCGCTCGACAAATCGGAGCTGCCAGCCTTGCTGTACCTCCACCTGCTTGAACGTTACGGTATCCGCATTTCCGCAGTTCGCGAGCAGATCACAGCCGACCTCGCCAGCGACGAGGATATGGCACTGCTCCAGCTCGATGGGCGCCAGGCCGTGCTCACAATCGACGAGGTCGCCTACGATCAGGCGGGTGTTCCAACGATCCTCGGGCGGCATCACGCCACGACCGCCGCGCACGCCTATGTCAACGAAGTAAGGTAG
- a CDS encoding M20/M25/M40 family metallo-hydrolase, with translation MVDTMALDRNATALAHAGDWIVANAEEAVAALGRMIAIDTSFPPGLGYDDFAALMEEFVAPLGFVTERVTVPESLWQVPNGPASGPRTNLIASRDSGRPACGLYVHVDTVPAAAGWAGDPLRMERAGDRLIGLGAADMKGCAAAILLALRAARACAVDLAYDPVLLFCTDEEGGLYPGVRYLAEQGRLPEHILNFNGSAEARIWAGCFGLFNLLVRIHGQAVHAGEGNRQGAGINAVEGALPLLNALTVLKARIATRVSALPPPPGKPPLAAQLNLAAIQGGTAGGQVPALLEVTLNRRYAPEERFEDALAEIEDVIRRSVAAVPGLSVETMLVGHLMPTADPTGPHWPRWQAAMGEGFGYAPETFRKWGAASCSDFGWVQCATGRQEVLLGGLGRPDRNIHAPGEHTTVPDIVSLAQAILFYLAADFRPDLNPDLDPQLPPTKS, from the coding sequence ATGGTCGACACCATGGCCCTGGACCGGAATGCAACGGCGCTGGCGCATGCCGGCGACTGGATTGTCGCGAATGCCGAGGAAGCGGTCGCCGCGCTCGGCCGGATGATCGCGATCGATACCTCCTTCCCGCCCGGCCTCGGCTATGACGATTTCGCGGCGCTCATGGAGGAGTTCGTGGCTCCGCTCGGCTTCGTGACTGAGCGCGTCACGGTACCCGAGAGCCTGTGGCAAGTGCCGAACGGTCCGGCCAGCGGCCCGCGCACCAATTTGATCGCCAGCCGCGACAGCGGTCGGCCTGCCTGCGGCCTCTATGTCCATGTCGACACCGTGCCCGCGGCCGCAGGCTGGGCGGGCGATCCGCTGCGGATGGAGCGCGCCGGCGATCGCCTGATCGGATTGGGCGCCGCCGACATGAAGGGCTGCGCGGCGGCGATCCTGCTGGCGCTGCGTGCGGCCCGGGCCTGCGCGGTCGATCTCGCCTACGATCCGGTGCTGCTGTTCTGCACCGACGAGGAGGGTGGGCTCTATCCGGGCGTCCGCTACCTCGCCGAACAGGGACGCCTGCCGGAGCATATCCTCAACTTCAATGGCAGCGCCGAGGCGCGGATCTGGGCCGGCTGCTTCGGCCTGTTCAACCTGCTCGTCCGCATTCACGGGCAGGCTGTCCATGCCGGCGAGGGCAATCGCCAGGGGGCCGGCATCAATGCCGTCGAGGGCGCGTTGCCGCTGCTCAACGCCTTGACGGTGCTGAAAGCCCGGATCGCGACACGGGTTTCGGCCCTGCCGCCGCCACCGGGCAAGCCGCCCCTCGCCGCCCAGCTCAACCTCGCCGCGATCCAGGGCGGTACGGCTGGCGGGCAGGTTCCCGCTCTCCTCGAAGTCACGCTGAACCGGCGCTACGCCCCGGAGGAGCGCTTCGAGGACGCTCTGGCCGAGATCGAGGACGTGATCCGCCGCAGCGTCGCAGCTGTGCCGGGCCTTTCGGTCGAGACCATGCTCGTCGGCCATCTGATGCCGACCGCAGATCCGACGGGTCCGCATTGGCCGCGCTGGCAGGCCGCCATGGGCGAAGGCTTCGGCTATGCGCCGGAGACTTTCCGCAAATGGGGGGCGGCGAGCTGCTCGGACTTCGGATGGGTCCAGTGCGCGACCGGCCGGCAGGAGGTTCTCCTCGGCGGGCTCGGACGGCCCGACCGCAACATCCACGCGCCAGGCGAACACACGACCGTGCCGGACATCGTCTCGCTGGCGCAGGCGATCCTGTTCTACCTCGCGGCCGATTTCAGGCCGGACCTCAACCCCGACCTCGATCCCCAACTGCCTCCCACAAAAAGCTGA
- a CDS encoding ABC transporter substrate-binding protein, whose product MPSIHRRDFLAASAALSGMAMSGLPAFGQSPRRGGTLRVSVDQAVSKLNPLVTRVNPEYLVAELLYSGLTRLKPDMSAEPDLAESWTNSADLTEWTFVLRKGLTFHDGSPCTAADVVATFEAILDAKTASPARQNVGPIAKVAAKDDTTVVFTLSAPFADLPVTLAYTNAKIVPAAVIKEGLAKLDRQAIGTGPFKLVSFEPERQIVVARNDAYYDKARPYLDKIEVVVFPDVSAEASALIAGDTDLISTTPPTEFGRLQKASGVKALRVPSGQFCNVNFGCDQKPFNDVRVRQALALTVDRAAMVDFVTEGFGSAGNDTPLSPAYRFYANLPAKKADIAKAKALLAEAGYPKGLEATLIASDRPGQRTQLAVALREMAKPAGFDIKVETMPHATYLDQVWKKGSFYVGFYNMQATADAIFSLLYTSNAAWNETRWNNAAFDKLVFEARATVDEAKRRALYAEAQKLMYDEVPSIIPAFFDLLGAQREWVQGYELHPRGAVFRLDFVSLGANAPKRS is encoded by the coding sequence ATGCCGAGCATTCATCGTCGCGATTTCCTCGCCGCTTCCGCCGCTCTCAGCGGCATGGCCATGTCCGGCCTGCCGGCCTTCGGTCAGTCGCCGCGCCGCGGCGGCACGCTGCGCGTCAGCGTCGATCAGGCAGTTTCCAAGCTGAACCCGCTCGTGACCCGGGTGAACCCGGAATATCTCGTCGCCGAACTGCTCTATTCCGGCCTGACGCGCCTAAAGCCCGATATGAGCGCCGAGCCCGACCTCGCCGAATCCTGGACGAACTCCGCCGATCTGACCGAATGGACCTTCGTCCTGCGCAAGGGCCTTACCTTCCATGACGGCTCGCCCTGCACGGCGGCCGACGTGGTAGCAACCTTCGAGGCAATCCTCGACGCCAAGACCGCCTCGCCGGCGCGCCAGAATGTCGGTCCGATTGCCAAGGTCGCGGCGAAGGACGACACCACCGTCGTCTTCACCCTGTCCGCGCCCTTCGCCGATCTGCCGGTGACGCTAGCCTATACCAACGCCAAGATCGTGCCCGCCGCCGTCATCAAGGAGGGGCTCGCGAAGCTCGACCGGCAGGCGATCGGCACCGGCCCGTTCAAGCTCGTTTCCTTCGAGCCGGAGCGGCAGATCGTCGTCGCCCGCAATGACGCCTATTACGACAAGGCGAGGCCCTATCTCGACAAGATCGAGGTCGTCGTCTTCCCGGATGTCAGCGCCGAGGCCTCTGCGCTGATCGCGGGCGACACCGACCTGATCTCGACGACGCCGCCGACGGAGTTCGGCCGGCTGCAGAAGGCCTCCGGCGTCAAGGCGCTGCGAGTGCCGTCGGGCCAGTTCTGCAACGTCAATTTCGGCTGCGACCAGAAGCCCTTCAACGATGTGCGCGTGCGCCAGGCGCTGGCGCTGACCGTCGATCGCGCCGCCATGGTCGATTTCGTCACCGAGGGCTTCGGCTCGGCCGGAAACGACACTCCGCTCAGCCCGGCCTACCGCTTCTACGCCAACCTGCCGGCCAAGAAGGCGGACATCGCCAAGGCCAAGGCTCTGCTCGCCGAGGCCGGCTATCCAAAGGGGCTCGAGGCGACGCTGATCGCCTCGGACCGTCCGGGCCAGCGCACGCAGCTCGCGGTGGCTCTGCGCGAGATGGCCAAGCCCGCCGGCTTCGACATCAAGGTCGAGACCATGCCGCACGCGACCTATCTCGATCAGGTCTGGAAGAAGGGCTCATTCTATGTCGGCTTCTACAACATGCAGGCGACGGCCGACGCCATCTTCTCCCTGCTCTACACCTCCAACGCCGCCTGGAACGAGACGCGCTGGAATAACGCGGCCTTCGACAAGCTCGTCTTTGAGGCGCGCGCCACCGTCGACGAGGCCAAGCGCCGGGCGCTCTACGCCGAAGCGCAGAAGCTGATGTATGACGAGGTTCCCTCGATCATCCCGGCCTTCTTCGACCTGCTCGGCGCGCAGCGCGAATGGGTGCAGGGCTATGAGCTGCATCCGCGCGGAGCCGTCTTCAGGCTCGACTTCGTTTCGCTCGGCGCCAACGCGCCGAAGCGCAGCTGA
- a CDS encoding ABC transporter permease translates to MSPAYILKRILLIGYTLFVVSLIVFAITQILPADAAVMMLGENATPDALAALRTKMGLNDPIWMQYLHWLGGVVRGDFGVSMRTGQPVAPSMLEALGRSLLLALFSIVLMLVLAIPLGIVAAVRRGRAADLGVSFLSYVGVSLPEFVTATLVVLVLADWLQWLPATGYVPLTEDPLRGLRHLVLPVLTVSLILIAHVSRMVRSELVDVLHSDYIRAARLKGLSRRQVLFKHALRNALLPTITIVALDVGYLLGGVIVVEEIFALPGIGRQLIVAIQARDLPSIQAGALIMATTYAVANFLADIAYAWIDRRIQYD, encoded by the coding sequence GTGTCGCCGGCCTATATTCTCAAGCGGATCCTGTTGATCGGCTACACGCTCTTCGTCGTGTCGCTGATCGTCTTCGCGATCACGCAGATCCTGCCGGCGGACGCCGCCGTCATGATGCTGGGTGAGAATGCGACGCCGGATGCGCTCGCGGCGCTGCGGACCAAGATGGGGCTGAACGACCCCATCTGGATGCAGTACCTGCATTGGCTCGGTGGCGTCGTTCGCGGCGATTTCGGCGTTTCAATGCGCACCGGCCAGCCCGTCGCGCCGTCGATGCTGGAGGCGCTCGGCCGCTCGCTGCTGCTCGCCCTGTTCTCGATCGTGCTGATGCTGGTGCTGGCAATCCCGCTCGGCATCGTCGCGGCGGTGCGGCGCGGCCGCGCCGCCGATCTCGGTGTCAGCTTTCTCTCCTATGTCGGGGTTTCGCTGCCGGAATTCGTTACGGCGACGCTGGTCGTGCTCGTTCTGGCCGACTGGCTGCAATGGCTGCCGGCGACCGGCTATGTCCCGCTGACCGAAGATCCGCTGCGAGGACTGCGACACCTCGTCCTGCCCGTGCTCACCGTTTCACTCATCCTGATCGCCCATGTCTCGCGCATGGTGCGCTCAGAACTCGTCGACGTGCTGCACTCCGACTATATCCGCGCCGCGCGGCTGAAGGGCCTCTCGAGGCGCCAGGTACTGTTCAAGCACGCGCTGCGCAACGCGCTCCTGCCGACCATCACCATCGTTGCGCTCGATGTCGGCTATCTACTCGGCGGCGTCATCGTCGTGGAGGAGATCTTCGCCCTGCCGGGCATCGGCCGCCAGCTCATCGTCGCGATCCAGGCGCGCGACCTGCCTTCCATCCAGGCGGGCGCGCTGATCATGGCGACGACCTATGCCGTCGCCAACTTCCTCGCCGACATCGCCTATGCCTGGATCGACCGGAGGATCCAGTATGATTGA
- a CDS encoding ABC transporter permease → MIEVLRRMLRSPQGALGLVIVGLILLVVIVGPWLAPYDPEKMAPLMRYKPPSAQFWLGTDQYGRDILSRLLHGARATVVMALLATALGTLVGAVIGTVSAFLGGRSDEAIMRTVDAIMSIPSLLLALLIVNLLGKSSLNALLAIGLAFAPGMARITRSVALAVRKQDYVNAAIARGESAAFIVGREMLPNVVAPIIVEMTIRVAFAVMLFATLSFLGLGAQPPASEWGLMVSEARRFMHLSAWMILWPSLAVALVAIGFNLLGDGLRDALNPRA, encoded by the coding sequence ATGATTGAGGTTCTCAGGCGCATGCTGCGCTCGCCGCAAGGAGCGCTCGGCCTCGTCATCGTCGGGCTGATCCTGCTCGTCGTGATCGTCGGCCCATGGCTCGCGCCCTACGACCCCGAAAAGATGGCGCCGCTGATGCGCTACAAGCCGCCGAGCGCGCAGTTCTGGCTGGGCACGGACCAGTATGGCCGCGATATCCTGAGCCGCCTGCTGCATGGCGCCCGCGCCACCGTCGTCATGGCCTTGCTGGCGACGGCGCTGGGCACGCTCGTCGGCGCCGTCATTGGCACGGTTTCAGCCTTCCTCGGTGGGCGCAGCGACGAAGCGATCATGCGCACTGTCGATGCCATCATGTCGATCCCGAGCCTGCTGCTGGCCCTGCTGATCGTGAACCTGCTCGGCAAGAGCAGTCTCAACGCGCTGCTCGCGATCGGGCTCGCCTTCGCGCCCGGAATGGCTCGCATCACGCGCTCCGTCGCGCTCGCGGTGCGTAAGCAAGACTATGTCAACGCCGCCATCGCGCGCGGCGAGAGCGCCGCCTTTATCGTCGGGCGCGAGATGCTGCCGAACGTGGTGGCGCCGATCATCGTCGAGATGACCATTCGCGTCGCCTTCGCCGTGATGCTGTTCGCCACGCTTTCCTTCCTGGGACTGGGCGCGCAGCCCCCGGCCTCCGAATGGGGACTGATGGTCTCGGAAGCGCGGCGCTTCATGCATCTGAGCGCCTGGATGATCCTGTGGCCGAGCCTTGCCGTCGCGTTGGTTGCGATCGGCTTCAACCTGCTCGGTGACGGCCTGCGCGACGCGCTGAATCCGAGGGCATGA